From a region of the Marmota flaviventris isolate mMarFla1 chromosome 13, mMarFla1.hap1, whole genome shotgun sequence genome:
- the Cacfd1 gene encoding calcium channel flower homolog, with translation MSGSGAAGASASPAPPAQEEGMTWWYRWLCRLSGVLGAISCAISGLFSCITIYPLKIAAGVWMIMNAFVLLLCEAPFCCQFVEFANTVAERVDRLRSWQKALFYCGMAVVPIIMSLSLTTLLGNAIAFATGVLYGLSALGKKGDAISYARIQQQRQQADEEKLAETLEGEL, from the exons ATGAGCGGCTCAGGCGCTGCGGGGGCGTCGGCCAGCCCCGCTCCGCCCGCGCAGGAGGAGGGCATGACTTGGTGGTACCGTTGGCTGTGTCGCCTGTCAGGCGTGCTGGGGGCCATCT CTTGTGCCATCTCCGGACTCTTCAGCTGCATCACTATCTACCCTCTGAAAATTGCCGCTGGCGTGTGGATGAT CATGAACGCCTTCGTGCTGTTGCTGTGTGAGGCGCCCTTCTGCTGCCAGTTCGTGGAGTTTGCAAACACAGTGGCTGAGAGGGTGGACCGGCTGCGCTCCTGGCAGAAGGCTCTCTTCTACTGTGG GATGGCCGTCGTCCCCATCATCATGAGCCTGAGCCTGACCACACTGCTGGGCAATGCCATCGCCTTTGCCACAGGGGTGCTGTATGGACTCTCTGCCTTGGGCAAAAA GGGTGATGCCATCTCCTATGCCCGGATCCAGCAGCAGAGGCAGCAGGCAGACGAAGAGAAGCTGGCAGAGACCCTGGAGGGGGAGCTGTGA